Proteins from a genomic interval of Chroococcidiopsis thermalis PCC 7203:
- a CDS encoding tetratricopeptide repeat protein gives MTATTNNKLNSIDEFPSAVEVAKIWQQKGTQLANLGKHTEALNYLNRAITIYEDNPTALVMRAVVLIHLGQNEAALTDCDRALTINPKDKQAWLFKGVALNYLGRYEQCYASYDRALGIERRSSVYRLVQVWKGIFGVGRSDSAAMTSST, from the coding sequence ATGACCGCAACGACTAATAATAAATTGAACTCAATTGATGAATTTCCATCTGCTGTTGAAGTTGCTAAGATTTGGCAGCAAAAGGGAACTCAGTTAGCCAATTTAGGTAAACATACAGAAGCATTAAATTACCTAAATCGAGCCATAACAATTTATGAGGACAATCCTACCGCTTTAGTGATGCGAGCAGTTGTATTGATTCATTTAGGACAGAATGAAGCAGCGCTGACAGATTGCGATCGCGCTTTGACAATTAATCCTAAAGACAAACAGGCTTGGTTATTTAAAGGCGTAGCTTTAAATTATTTAGGGCGTTACGAGCAGTGTTATGCTAGCTACGATCGCGCCTTGGGAATCGAACGGCGATCGTCTGTTTACAGATTAGTACAAGTGTGGAAGGGCATTTTTGGTGTTGGTCGTTCTGACAGCGCAGCTATGACTTCTTCTACGTGA
- a CDS encoding zinc-dependent peptidase, translated as MIETLTIIIAIAFIITGIFIHPILIKKRRRHYKQLPFPILWNAVIENNLPIYYCLSKGDRQRLQGHIQVFLAEKQFIGCNGLLVTEEMKITIAAVACLLLLNERGEYFLRLRTIFIYPRTYFVNEIAKTGSYIVEEKRVARLGESWTNDQLVLSWEQVQYDTRNWQDGRNIVLHEFAHQLDQEDGEAEGVPILPRKLDYPIWMQVMTAAYQQLCHDVQRGRKTVIDSYGTTNPAEFFAVATETFFEKPHQLQKQHSALYKLLQSYYQLDPVQWV; from the coding sequence ATGATAGAAACACTAACTATTATAATCGCGATCGCCTTCATCATTACCGGGATTTTCATTCATCCTATTCTAATAAAAAAACGTCGCCGTCACTATAAGCAGCTTCCTTTTCCTATACTGTGGAATGCAGTAATTGAAAATAATTTACCAATTTATTATTGTCTTTCCAAAGGCGATCGCCAGCGCTTGCAAGGACACATTCAAGTATTCTTAGCAGAAAAACAATTTATTGGTTGTAATGGTTTGCTAGTGACAGAAGAAATGAAAATAACGATCGCTGCTGTTGCTTGCTTACTTTTACTCAATGAAAGAGGCGAATACTTCTTAAGGTTGCGCACTATTTTCATCTATCCCAGGACGTATTTTGTCAATGAGATCGCAAAAACTGGAAGTTATATTGTAGAAGAAAAGCGCGTGGCAAGATTGGGAGAGTCTTGGACGAATGACCAATTAGTCTTATCTTGGGAACAGGTACAATACGATACTCGTAACTGGCAAGACGGTCGCAATATCGTACTGCATGAGTTTGCCCATCAGTTAGACCAGGAAGATGGTGAAGCTGAAGGCGTACCCATTTTGCCACGAAAATTAGATTATCCGATTTGGATGCAGGTGATGACAGCAGCGTATCAGCAACTTTGTCATGACGTACAACGAGGTAGAAAAACTGTTATAGATAGCTATGGAACGACAAATCCAGCCGAGTTTTTTGCCGTCGCTACAGAAACTTTTTTTGAAAAACCGCACCAATTACAGAAACAGCATTCAGCACTTTACAAATTATTGCAAAGTTATTATCAACTCGATCCCGTGCAGTGGGTTTAA
- the mrdA gene encoding penicillin-binding protein 2 — MKIIYPAYGSKTKTTRTVGRSFQALVLMLGITVAMFGGIGSRLAYLQLVEGTRNRQLADNNRIRLIPKQPERGSIFDRKGRILATSRLSHSVYIWPMAPKKPEWDSTKQRLAQILQMPAAEIQQRMDKAGVNSPSLIRMARDINPAQITALAEYKNQLKDVEVYIEPIRSYPNGQIAAHILGYTGEMNDNTLAEKRQEGYRLGDVIGQMGVEAAFEKQLRGEWGGQQVEVDGKGRVLRYLGEKKARSGQNVHLTIDLELQKAAEKTLGDRQGAIVALDPRTGGVLAMVSRPTFDPNVFSKRITPAVWRSLQKKDHPFVNRALRGFPPASTFKIITATAGLESGKFSPKTRLQTYGCMNIGGTRFCDWNLAGFGVLDFPGALAWSSDTFFYQIGRGIGGPTLIEWTRKFGFGRKTGIELAPEEAKGLVADDKWKRANYDLPWKVGDTVNMSIGQGFLQVSPLQVAVMFAVPASGGYRIKPHLLRDNEEAKKWRESLNIKPSTVQTVRQGLRQVVASGTGRALSSPTIPPAAGKSGTAETYKQKSHTWFGGYAPYNKPEIVVVAFAEHSGGGGGKICAPMVLKVMEAYFHGQKAKGEVGSR; from the coding sequence ATGAAAATCATTTATCCCGCCTATGGCAGCAAGACGAAAACGACCCGCACTGTCGGGCGTAGTTTCCAAGCCTTAGTGTTAATGCTAGGGATTACTGTTGCCATGTTTGGTGGGATTGGCAGTCGGCTGGCATATTTACAGCTTGTTGAAGGGACTCGCAATCGTCAATTGGCGGACAATAACCGAATTCGATTGATTCCTAAACAGCCAGAACGGGGCAGTATCTTCGATCGCAAAGGCAGAATTTTAGCAACTAGTCGTCTGTCTCATTCCGTTTACATTTGGCCTATGGCTCCCAAAAAACCGGAATGGGACAGTACTAAACAACGGCTTGCCCAAATTTTACAAATGCCAGCCGCCGAAATTCAACAACGCATGGATAAAGCCGGGGTAAATTCTCCTAGCTTAATTCGCATGGCACGAGATATCAACCCGGCTCAAATTACGGCTTTGGCAGAATACAAAAATCAATTAAAAGATGTAGAAGTTTACATCGAACCGATTCGCAGTTATCCCAACGGTCAAATCGCCGCCCACATTCTCGGTTATACAGGCGAGATGAATGACAATACATTAGCTGAGAAACGTCAAGAAGGCTATCGCCTCGGAGATGTCATCGGACAAATGGGAGTAGAAGCAGCCTTTGAAAAGCAACTGCGGGGTGAATGGGGCGGACAACAGGTAGAAGTTGACGGTAAGGGTAGGGTTTTACGATATTTAGGCGAGAAAAAGGCAAGGTCGGGTCAGAACGTTCATTTAACGATCGATCTAGAGTTACAAAAAGCCGCCGAAAAAACTTTGGGCGATCGCCAAGGGGCGATCGTTGCCCTCGACCCCCGTACTGGCGGAGTATTAGCAATGGTGAGTCGTCCTACCTTCGACCCCAACGTATTTTCTAAACGCATTACCCCCGCCGTGTGGCGCAGCCTGCAAAAGAAAGATCATCCCTTTGTCAACCGCGCCTTAAGAGGTTTCCCCCCTGCCAGTACGTTTAAAATCATCACTGCTACGGCTGGCTTGGAATCAGGGAAGTTTTCGCCTAAAACGCGATTGCAAACCTATGGTTGCATGAACATTGGTGGTACGCGATTCTGCGATTGGAATCTTGCCGGATTTGGCGTACTCGATTTTCCGGGGGCGTTGGCTTGGAGTAGCGATACATTTTTCTATCAAATCGGTCGGGGTATTGGCGGACCTACTTTAATTGAATGGACGCGGAAATTTGGCTTTGGGCGCAAAACGGGCATTGAACTCGCACCAGAAGAAGCAAAAGGCTTAGTTGCAGATGATAAATGGAAACGAGCCAACTATGACTTACCTTGGAAGGTAGGAGACACGGTAAATATGTCCATTGGTCAAGGGTTTTTGCAAGTTTCTCCCTTGCAAGTTGCCGTGATGTTCGCCGTTCCTGCTAGTGGTGGCTACCGGATCAAACCGCACTTACTGCGAGATAACGAGGAAGCGAAGAAGTGGCGGGAGTCTTTAAATATCAAACCAAGTACCGTGCAAACTGTCCGTCAAGGATTGCGACAAGTCGTAGCTAGCGGCACGGGTAGGGCGTTGAGTTCTCCTACCATTCCCCCGGCTGCTGGTAAAAGCGGTACGGCGGAGACTTATAAGCAGAAATCTCATACTTGGTTTGGCGGTTATGCCCCCTACAATAAGCCAGAAATCGTGGTCGTCGCGTTTGCCGAACACTCTGGTGGTGGCGGTGGTAAGATTTGCGCTCCAATGGTGTTAAAAGTGATGGAAGCCTATTTTCACGGGCAGAAGGCGAAGGGAGAAGTCGGAAGTCGGTAG
- a CDS encoding HAMP domain-containing hybrid sensor histidine kinase/response regulator, with protein MKLFSPTASPQEQDISRAKSFRGLPLRLVLVLPFVLQIAGAVGLVGYLSFKNGQQAVNVLVDRLMDKSGNLVSEHLTGYLDTPQKINQINHDAVELGLLDLKDFKTTGRYFWKQLQTYPELAYSSYALTTGEYAAAGRFLAGRGVTIDELSAATDWRTYTYVTDERGNRTQIAVVYDDYNSQTEAWYQDAVKAGKPVWSSVSNWDGENLAGYISITATSPIYNNKNQLFGVIGVDLLLAGINDFLKQLEITPSAKVFVIERDGLLIASSSTEKPFTLVNGVAKRLSALDINDAQIRATAKYLKHNFGDFQRIKGEQKLNFKLQDELQFVRVVPWQDEFGLNWLVVTTIPESDFMGQIHANNRTTFFLCLLALLVAIWLGLLTSRWISQPILRLSKASTEIAQGDLNQQVEVKRIVELGVLSRSFNEMAQQLQASFANLARINQELDRKNQEVVRINEQLDKANQELATANDELELRVEKRTIELQHAKIAAELANRAKSEFLANMSHELRTPLNAILGFSQLMNREPSLSNRQQENLRIINRSGEHLLSLINDVLDLAKIESGKMTLYPTDFDLYVLLDSIKEMLALRAESKGLQLTIERSNNLPQYIKTDDKKLRQVLINLLGNAIKFTSVGSVTLRVELAGARQPITNNQQPITLHFEVADTGAGIAPTEINSVFEAFVQTETGKQSQQGTGLGLPITKSFVELMGGKITVNSELGKGTVFQFNIQALESDVSKAVEQKRTYRVVGIQPNQQKYRILVVDDRWENRQLLLKLLQPIGFQVKEAVNGQDAIKIWQQWQPHLIWMDMRMPVMNGYDATQQIKSHLQGQATAIIALTASTLEEEKAIVLSAGCDDFVRKPFHEEVIFDKMAQFLGVRYIYEEICSKNISEASTVEKLTAEALAVMSNEWLVNLSEAAALIDEEQIAQLVSQIPEEYQALAQSIQKEVSEFNFDRIMNFAQTAANL; from the coding sequence ATGAAATTGTTTAGCCCAACCGCATCACCACAAGAGCAAGATATTTCCAGAGCTAAAAGCTTTAGAGGACTACCCCTACGATTAGTCCTGGTATTACCTTTTGTGTTACAAATTGCCGGTGCGGTAGGGTTAGTGGGTTATCTATCATTTAAAAACGGTCAGCAAGCAGTTAACGTTCTTGTCGATCGCTTAATGGATAAAAGTGGCAACCTAGTGTCCGAACATCTCACTGGTTACTTAGACACTCCTCAAAAAATTAATCAGATTAATCATGACGCGGTCGAGTTAGGATTATTAGATTTAAAAGACTTCAAGACAACAGGACGTTATTTTTGGAAACAACTACAAACTTATCCAGAACTAGCTTACAGTTCCTATGCACTGACTACGGGAGAATATGCCGCTGCAGGAAGATTTTTAGCAGGACGGGGAGTTACTATTGATGAACTATCTGCTGCTACTGACTGGAGAACATATACGTACGTTACAGACGAGCGAGGCAATCGCACTCAAATAGCAGTAGTCTACGATGACTACAACTCTCAAACAGAAGCTTGGTATCAGGACGCAGTCAAGGCGGGAAAACCAGTCTGGAGCAGCGTATCTAACTGGGATGGCGAAAATTTAGCAGGATACATATCTATTACTGCTACTAGTCCTATTTACAATAATAAAAATCAACTTTTCGGTGTCATTGGAGTCGATCTACTTTTAGCTGGTATTAATGATTTTTTAAAACAACTCGAAATTACTCCATCAGCCAAAGTTTTTGTTATCGAACGTGATGGGTTACTCATTGCTTCCTCTAGTACGGAAAAACCTTTTACACTAGTTAATGGTGTAGCTAAAAGACTCAGCGCTCTTGATATTAATGACGCTCAAATTCGAGCAACAGCCAAGTATTTGAAACACAATTTCGGTGATTTTCAAAGAATTAAAGGCGAACAAAAACTAAATTTTAAATTACAAGACGAACTTCAGTTCGTTCGCGTAGTCCCTTGGCAAGATGAATTTGGGTTGAATTGGTTAGTCGTAACTACCATACCCGAATCAGATTTCATGGGACAAATTCATGCCAACAACCGAACAACATTTTTTCTCTGTCTTTTAGCATTATTAGTAGCAATTTGGTTGGGGTTACTTACCTCTCGTTGGATTAGTCAACCAATTCTACGCTTAAGTAAAGCCTCTACGGAGATCGCTCAAGGAGATTTAAACCAACAAGTGGAAGTCAAAAGGATCGTTGAACTAGGAGTATTGTCACGCTCTTTCAATGAGATGGCGCAACAATTACAAGCATCTTTTGCTAATTTAGCTCGAATCAATCAAGAACTCGATCGCAAAAACCAGGAAGTTGTCCGAATCAACGAGCAATTAGATAAGGCGAATCAAGAATTAGCAACAGCTAACGATGAACTCGAACTGCGAGTAGAGAAAAGGACTATAGAACTACAACACGCTAAAATTGCGGCAGAACTAGCCAATCGCGCTAAAAGTGAATTTCTAGCAAACATGAGTCACGAACTACGAACTCCTCTCAACGCCATCCTCGGTTTTTCCCAACTGATGAATCGAGAACCTTCTTTAAGCAATCGGCAACAGGAAAATCTCAGAATTATCAATCGTAGTGGCGAACATTTACTCTCGCTGATCAATGATGTATTAGATTTAGCCAAAATTGAGTCAGGAAAAATGACTCTCTATCCCACTGACTTCGACTTATATGTCTTATTAGATTCGATTAAAGAGATGTTGGCACTACGAGCAGAATCTAAAGGGTTACAGTTAACAATCGAGCGCAGCAACAATCTCCCTCAATATATCAAAACTGACGACAAGAAACTGCGGCAAGTTTTAATTAATTTATTGGGTAACGCAATTAAATTTACTTCAGTTGGTAGCGTCACTCTACGAGTAGAATTAGCAGGCGCTCGACAACCAATAACCAATAATCAACAACCCATAACTCTTCACTTTGAAGTTGCTGATACTGGTGCAGGTATTGCACCAACAGAAATTAATAGTGTATTTGAAGCTTTTGTTCAAACAGAAACAGGTAAACAATCTCAACAAGGAACTGGTTTAGGCTTACCTATTACTAAAAGTTTTGTCGAATTGATGGGAGGCAAGATTACTGTTAACTCCGAACTAGGAAAAGGTACAGTTTTTCAATTTAATATCCAAGCTTTAGAAAGCGATGTTAGTAAAGCCGTCGAGCAAAAAAGAACTTATAGAGTTGTTGGAATCCAACCAAATCAACAGAAATATCGGATTTTAGTCGTAGACGATCGCTGGGAGAATCGCCAGCTTTTACTAAAATTATTACAACCAATTGGTTTCCAAGTTAAAGAAGCAGTTAACGGACAAGACGCAATCAAAATATGGCAGCAATGGCAACCGCATTTGATTTGGATGGACATGCGAATGCCAGTCATGAACGGTTATGATGCGACTCAACAAATTAAATCACATCTTCAAGGACAAGCTACTGCAATTATTGCTCTTACCGCTAGCACTCTTGAAGAAGAGAAAGCTATTGTTCTTTCGGCTGGTTGCGATGATTTTGTCCGCAAACCTTTTCATGAAGAAGTCATTTTTGACAAAATGGCTCAATTTTTAGGCGTACGGTATATATATGAAGAAATTTGCTCTAAAAATATTTCTGAAGCTTCAACTGTTGAAAAATTGACAGCTGAAGCTTTAGCCGTTATGTCGAATGAATGGCTGGTGAACCTCTCAGAAGCTGCGGCTTTGATTGACGAAGAGCAAATTGCTCAATTAGTGTCTCAAATACCAGAAGAATATCAAGCATTAGCTCAATCGATTCAAAAAGAAGTTAGTGAATTTAATTTTGACCGGATTATGAATTTCGCTCAAACCGCAGCTAATTTATGA
- a CDS encoding DUF262 domain-containing protein encodes MAETYYFVKDLINDLERGRIRIPSFQRGFVWDAEQVAYFIDSIYKGFPFGSILL; translated from the coding sequence ATGGCTGAAACTTACTACTTTGTTAAAGATTTAATTAACGATTTAGAAAGGGGTAGAATTAGAATTCCTTCTTTTCAAAGGGGTTTTGTTTGGGACGCAGAGCAAGTTGCCTATTTTATAGATAGTATATACAAAGGTTTTCCCTTTGGTTCTATTTTACTATGA
- the ilvA gene encoding threonine ammonia-lyase, biosynthetic, giving the protein MYCDYLVQILTARVYDVAQESPLEYAANLSTRINNKLLLKREDMQSVFSFKLRGAYNKMAQLAPELLAQGVIAASAGNHAQGVALAARQLGTRAIIVMPVTTPQVKINAVRSHGGEVILHGNTYDDAYTHARQLEAEKGMTFIHPFDDPYVIAGQGTIGMEILRQCQQPIHAIFVAIGGGGLISGIAAYVKRLRPEIKIIGVEPVDADAMYQSLKAGKRVRLPQVGLFADGVAVREVGEETFRLCQQYVDDIILVDTDDTCAAIKDVFEDTRSILEPAGALAIAAAKTYAEREQIQGQTLVAVACGANMNFDRLRFVAERAELGERREAIFAVTIPEQRGSLRQFCECIGKRNLTEFNYRIADEKEAHIFVGVQIENRADAAKMVANFEAAGLKTIDLTDDELTKLHLRHMVGGRSPLASNELLYRFEFPERPGALMQFVGSMSPNWNISLFHYRNNGADYGRAVVGMQVPPQEMEQWQAFLDTLGLSYWDESQNPAYKLFLG; this is encoded by the coding sequence ATGTACTGCGATTATCTCGTCCAAATTCTGACTGCCCGCGTCTACGATGTCGCCCAGGAATCTCCACTAGAATACGCTGCAAATCTCTCAACTCGAATAAACAACAAACTCCTGCTGAAGCGAGAGGATATGCAGTCAGTCTTTTCCTTCAAATTGCGGGGGGCTTATAACAAGATGGCACAACTGGCACCGGAGTTGTTGGCACAGGGTGTCATTGCTGCATCTGCCGGAAACCACGCCCAAGGAGTTGCGCTTGCAGCCCGCCAGTTGGGAACTCGCGCTATTATCGTCATGCCCGTGACGACTCCCCAGGTGAAGATAAATGCAGTCAGATCTCATGGGGGAGAGGTTATATTGCATGGGAATACATACGATGATGCCTATACTCATGCCCGTCAATTAGAAGCTGAAAAAGGCATGACGTTTATTCATCCCTTCGACGATCCGTATGTGATTGCCGGACAGGGTACGATTGGGATGGAAATTTTACGACAGTGCCAACAACCGATTCACGCGATTTTTGTGGCAATTGGGGGTGGTGGTTTAATTTCGGGAATTGCGGCATACGTCAAAAGGTTGCGCCCTGAAATCAAAATTATCGGCGTAGAACCCGTAGATGCTGATGCGATGTATCAGTCTCTTAAAGCTGGAAAAAGGGTAAGGTTGCCTCAAGTCGGCTTATTTGCCGATGGGGTAGCGGTGCGGGAAGTCGGGGAAGAAACTTTTCGGTTGTGCCAGCAGTATGTCGATGACATTATTTTAGTGGATACAGATGATACTTGCGCCGCAATTAAAGACGTATTTGAAGATACGCGATCGATTTTAGAACCTGCTGGGGCATTAGCGATCGCGGCTGCTAAAACTTATGCAGAACGAGAACAAATTCAGGGACAAACGCTAGTCGCTGTCGCCTGCGGTGCTAATATGAATTTCGATCGCCTGCGGTTTGTAGCCGAACGTGCAGAGTTAGGCGAACGTCGAGAAGCCATCTTTGCCGTGACAATTCCCGAACAAAGGGGCAGTCTGCGGCAGTTTTGCGAATGTATTGGTAAGCGCAATTTAACTGAGTTTAACTATCGAATTGCCGACGAAAAAGAAGCGCATATTTTTGTCGGCGTACAAATTGAAAATCGCGCCGATGCAGCCAAGATGGTAGCTAACTTTGAAGCGGCGGGGTTGAAAACCATTGACTTAACCGATGACGAACTGACAAAATTACACTTGCGCCACATGGTAGGCGGAAGATCTCCCCTAGCTAGCAACGAATTACTCTATCGGTTTGAGTTTCCCGAACGTCCTGGGGCATTGATGCAATTTGTTGGTTCCATGAGTCCCAATTGGAATATTAGCTTGTTTCACTACCGCAACAACGGGGCAGACTACGGACGCGCCGTAGTGGGAATGCAAGTTCCGCCCCAGGAAATGGAACAGTGGCAGGCGTTTCTCGATACGCTGGGATTGAGTTATTGGGATGAAAGTCAAAATCCAGCGTATAAGTTGTTTTTGGGGTAG
- a CDS encoding two-component system response regulator, which produces MNNAQLNYHYADILVVDDTPDNLRVLSTALIERGYKVRCTKNGAMALLTAKKDPPHLILLDIKMPEMDGYEVCEQLKLDSSTSHIPVIFLSALDDVFDKVKGFAVGGVDYITKPFQIEEVVVRIQHQLALQAAKAEIYQLNNALEQKVRQRTLQLEEVIQQRDREIVKHKQTQKKLFYQALHDALTGLPNRTLFMEHLQKALHRIIRNKDYLCAVLFIDLDRFKIINDSWGHAVGDRLLIAISHILKECSREVDTVARLSGDEFTILLEDLQDTQDAIAIAERLLEKLTAPIHLGECKVYIGASIGIVFGSVVYQTVNELLRDADIAMYRAKALGKGRYAIFDREMYDRTLHLSQLEIDLRYALERQEFLLHYQPIISVATGRLTGFEALLRWQHPKMGLIDPGDFIEIAEETGLIVPIGEWILQEACQQLYIWQQKFATTSLYISVNLSSKQIQQFDLVDKLAKILDRTGLNGKNLKLELTETMLMDRGEKTIELLFQIKEQNIQLSIDDFGTGYSSLSYLHRFPIDALKIDRSFVSPIDAEGKNCEIVRTIITLAHTLGIKAIAEGVETSHQLAVLKKLGCDEAQGYFFGTPVNFQLAEEILVKNV; this is translated from the coding sequence ATGAATAACGCTCAATTAAATTATCATTATGCCGACATTTTAGTTGTTGACGATACTCCTGATAATTTGAGAGTTTTATCTACAGCTTTAATAGAAAGAGGTTATAAAGTTCGCTGTACTAAAAATGGTGCTATGGCATTACTTACAGCTAAAAAAGATCCACCTCATCTCATTTTATTAGATATTAAAATGCCAGAAATGGATGGTTATGAAGTTTGCGAACAGCTAAAATTAGATTCTTCAACGAGTCATATTCCTGTAATTTTTTTAAGTGCGCTAGATGATGTTTTCGATAAAGTTAAAGGTTTTGCAGTTGGTGGAGTAGACTATATCACAAAGCCATTTCAAATTGAAGAAGTTGTAGTCCGCATCCAACATCAATTAGCTTTACAGGCAGCAAAGGCAGAAATTTATCAATTAAATAACGCTCTAGAACAAAAAGTTCGACAAAGAACTCTACAATTAGAAGAAGTTATTCAGCAAAGAGATCGAGAAATCGTCAAGCACAAACAAACTCAAAAAAAGCTATTTTATCAAGCTTTACATGATGCTCTAACAGGTTTGCCCAATCGAACTTTATTTATGGAGCATTTACAAAAAGCTCTACATCGTATTATCAGAAATAAAGATTATTTGTGTGCCGTTTTATTTATCGATCTCGATCGCTTCAAAATTATTAATGATAGTTGGGGACATGCTGTCGGCGATCGCCTATTAATTGCTATCTCTCATATTTTAAAAGAATGCTCGCGCGAGGTTGATACTGTAGCGCGTTTGAGTGGAGATGAGTTTACTATTTTATTAGAAGATCTACAAGATACTCAAGACGCGATCGCAATTGCCGAACGATTGTTAGAGAAACTAACTGCTCCAATTCATTTAGGTGAATGTAAAGTCTATATTGGGGCTAGTATTGGTATTGTTTTTGGTTCAGTAGTTTATCAAACTGTCAATGAGTTACTGCGGGATGCCGATATTGCGATGTATCGCGCTAAAGCTTTAGGAAAAGGACGTTATGCAATCTTCGATCGCGAAATGTACGACAGAACGTTGCATCTTTCACAACTAGAAATAGACTTGCGTTATGCCTTGGAACGTCAAGAGTTTCTATTACATTATCAACCAATTATCTCTGTCGCAACTGGGAGATTGACGGGTTTTGAAGCCTTATTACGCTGGCAACATCCAAAAATGGGATTGATCGATCCAGGAGATTTCATTGAGATCGCCGAAGAAACTGGCTTAATTGTACCGATTGGTGAATGGATTTTACAGGAAGCTTGTCAACAGTTATATATTTGGCAGCAAAAATTTGCTACGACATCTTTATATATTAGTGTCAATCTTTCCAGCAAGCAAATTCAGCAATTCGATCTAGTAGATAAGTTAGCTAAAATTCTGGATCGTACTGGTTTAAATGGAAAAAATCTCAAGTTAGAACTGACTGAAACTATGCTAATGGATCGAGGAGAAAAGACGATCGAACTTCTCTTCCAAATTAAAGAGCAAAACATTCAACTCAGTATTGATGATTTTGGCACGGGATATTCCTCTTTAAGTTATTTACACCGTTTTCCAATAGACGCACTGAAAATCGATCGCTCTTTTGTCAGTCCGATTGATGCGGAAGGCAAGAATTGTGAAATAGTGAGGACAATTATTACTCTAGCTCACACTTTAGGAATTAAAGCGATCGCCGAAGGAGTAGAAACATCTCATCAACTAGCTGTATTAAAAAAGTTGGGGTGTGACGAAGCGCAGGGGTATTTCTTTGGTACGCCCGTCAACTTTCAACTAGCAGAAGAGATTTTAGTCAAAAATGTTTAA